A genomic segment from Myxocyprinus asiaticus isolate MX2 ecotype Aquarium Trade chromosome 36, UBuf_Myxa_2, whole genome shotgun sequence encodes:
- the pdap1a gene encoding pdgfa associated protein 1a — protein sequence MPRGGKRGHKGRGKQFSNPEEIDRQMKAQREMEANEGAERESESGSEEESSSDDEQPKRKGVEGLIEIENPNRVSQKSKKVSEIDVSAPKELSRREREEIEKQKAKERYMKLHLEGKTEQARADLARLAIIKKQREDAAKKRDELRKEKEAEETKSKR from the exons ATGCCGAGAGGAG GCAAAAGGGGCCATAAGGGCCGTGGGAAGCAGTTCAGCAATCCCGAAGAAATTGACCGACAGATGAAAGCTCAGAGGGAAATG GAGGCGAATGAGGGGGCTGAACGTGAAAGTGAATCCGGGTCTGAAGAGGAGAGCAGCAGTGACGATGAA CAACCTAAAAGGAAAGGTGTGGAGGGATTAATTGAAATTGAGAATCCGAATCGGGTCTCCCAGAAGAGCAAGAAGGTCTCTGAAATTGATGTTAGTGCACCCAAAGAGCTCTCACGTCGGGAAAG GGAGGAGATCGAAAAGCAGAAAGCCAAGGAGCGCTACATGAAGCTACATCTAGAGGGGAAGACCGAGCAAGCCAGGGCTGATCTTGCCAGACTGGCCATTATCAAAAAGCAGAGAGAAGATGCAGCAAAAAAGAGAGATGAGCTAAGAAAAg aaaaagAAGCAGAAGAGACAAAGTCAAAACGCTAG